One window from the genome of Vibrio vulnificus NBRC 15645 = ATCC 27562 encodes:
- the zapA gene encoding cell division protein ZapA translates to MSNQAVDVEILGKITRVNCPSGQEEALVAAAQDLDARLKEMSERTKVTNEIQLLTFAALNICYELNSKSSASNEQQQLIVERMEQLTDSLDKALMKVTQGSAQ, encoded by the coding sequence ATGAGCAACCAAGCGGTAGACGTTGAAATTCTTGGCAAAATCACCCGTGTTAACTGTCCTTCAGGGCAGGAAGAGGCGTTGGTCGCAGCCGCTCAAGATCTCGATGCTCGTTTGAAAGAGATGAGCGAACGTACTAAGGTAACTAATGAGATCCAGTTACTGACTTTCGCGGCACTGAACATCTGTTATGAGCTCAACAGCAAGAGCAGTGCTAGCAATGAACAGCAACAATTGATTGTAGAGCGAATGGAACAGCTCACCGATTCGCTTGATAAAGCGCTAATGAAAGTCACGCAAGGATCGGCGCAATAA
- a CDS encoding 5-formyltetrahydrofolate cyclo-ligase, which produces MQNLSRQDIRTLIRQRRNQLCSDTQYQAALDLTAHFAQLNELTDAQHIALYLSADGELDTKPLIEWLWELGKQVYLPVIHPFSKGQLLFLHYHHHTDLIYNRYGILEPKLDKRHIIPLAELDLICTPLVAFDSAGQRLGMGGGYYDRTLERWFRTGLGAKPIGIAHDCQHVEQLPCEVWDIPLPKIVTPSQIWQWENDV; this is translated from the coding sequence ATGCAAAATCTTTCCCGGCAAGACATCCGCACACTTATCCGTCAAAGACGCAATCAATTATGCAGCGATACTCAATATCAAGCTGCGCTGGATTTGACTGCCCACTTTGCCCAGCTCAATGAACTCACTGACGCGCAACACATCGCCCTCTATCTTTCTGCTGACGGAGAGCTCGATACCAAACCGTTGATTGAATGGCTTTGGGAGCTGGGTAAGCAAGTGTACCTCCCGGTGATACACCCTTTTTCCAAAGGGCAACTTCTTTTTCTTCACTACCATCACCACACCGATTTGATCTACAACCGCTACGGTATCCTTGAGCCCAAGCTTGATAAACGTCATATCATCCCACTCGCAGAGCTTGATTTAATTTGTACGCCACTGGTCGCCTTTGACAGCGCGGGGCAAAGGCTCGGTATGGGAGGCGGCTACTATGACCGCACCTTAGAGCGTTGGTTTCGCACTGGCTTAGGTGCCAAGCCTATCGGTATCGCCCATGATTGCCAGCATGTTGAGCAGCTACCTTGCGAAGTTTGGGATATTCCTTTGCCTAAGATCGTGACCCCAAGCCAAATCTGGCAATGGGAAAACGACGTTTAA
- a CDS encoding YecA family protein — MSKNQLPSYQVVADEMKMATLAVTPAELHGLLAGMISGGLSQQDHSWQPMLFDYTNDGMGWPSAALEQAQALFNVTSAQLTSDEMVLNLLLPNTEGEDAIFALADTLSDWINHYISGLGLAGAALDKASEEAKEALADLEEMARLGVDEDDDLQEQAELLEHVIEHVKACALLIHAEFGAKTPSPETPTIH, encoded by the coding sequence ATGAGTAAAAATCAACTTCCAAGCTACCAAGTCGTTGCTGATGAAATGAAAATGGCCACTCTGGCGGTAACCCCAGCGGAATTGCATGGATTACTTGCAGGCATGATCAGTGGTGGTTTGTCACAGCAAGATCACAGTTGGCAGCCAATGTTGTTTGATTATACCAATGATGGCATGGGTTGGCCGAGTGCGGCGTTGGAACAGGCGCAAGCGTTGTTTAACGTGACTTCAGCTCAGTTAACCAGTGATGAGATGGTGTTAAACCTGTTGTTGCCAAACACAGAAGGTGAAGACGCCATTTTTGCGCTGGCGGACACTCTTTCTGATTGGATTAATCATTATATTTCTGGTTTGGGCTTAGCGGGAGCCGCACTCGACAAGGCGTCAGAAGAGGCGAAAGAAGCACTGGCGGATCTCGAAGAGATGGCTCGTCTCGGTGTTGATGAAGACGACGATTTGCAAGAGCAAGCAGAGCTGCTGGAACACGTTATTGAGCATGTTAAAGCATGTGCGTTGCTGATCCATGCGGAGTTTGGCGCCAAAACGCCTTCCCCTGAAACCCCGACCATTCATTAA
- the ubiH gene encoding 2-octaprenyl-6-methoxyphenyl hydroxylase, with the protein MTQYDVVIAGGAMAGATLALALSHLTDNQLKVAVVEPYQVDTSHPGFDSRSIALSYGTVDILRRFQLWPSIAPCATPITDIHVSDRSHLAMTDISAQQVGVDALGYVVELADVGRIYQSLLQRCESISLYSPAAVDRVERFTDSVSVHLNSGETLQAKLLVAADGAVSNCCQQLGMNLAQHDFEQTAVIANVVTEQVHRGRAFERFTEHGPVALLPMSDNRMSLVWCLPPDLAEQVMLLSDEQFLERLQQEFGWRLGQMQKVGMRASYPLILRHREQNISHRFAVVGNAAQTLHPIAGQGFNLGIRDVASLAEEITKQLDDVGAYSSLMRFKQRRCSDRQNTIWMTTSLVHLFSNDYLALRVARNLGLVVMDNLSGLKQPLLRQTLGLVSR; encoded by the coding sequence ATGACGCAATATGATGTTGTAATTGCTGGAGGAGCAATGGCTGGGGCGACGCTTGCTTTGGCACTTTCGCACCTGACGGACAACCAATTGAAGGTCGCAGTTGTCGAGCCTTATCAGGTGGATACCAGTCACCCAGGGTTTGATTCTCGCTCAATAGCACTCTCATATGGCACCGTGGATATTTTGCGTCGTTTCCAGCTTTGGCCATCGATAGCACCTTGTGCCACGCCGATTACGGATATTCACGTATCTGATCGCTCTCATCTGGCAATGACCGATATTTCTGCGCAACAAGTTGGCGTTGACGCACTGGGTTATGTGGTGGAGCTGGCGGATGTTGGGCGTATCTATCAGTCGTTATTGCAGCGTTGTGAGTCCATTTCTCTCTACTCCCCTGCCGCAGTCGACCGCGTTGAGCGATTCACCGATAGCGTTTCGGTGCATTTGAATAGTGGAGAAACGCTGCAAGCGAAATTGCTGGTGGCCGCTGATGGGGCAGTCTCCAACTGTTGCCAGCAACTGGGCATGAACCTAGCGCAGCATGATTTTGAACAAACCGCTGTCATTGCCAATGTTGTGACAGAACAGGTGCATCGTGGGCGTGCGTTTGAACGCTTTACTGAACATGGCCCAGTAGCGTTGCTGCCGATGTCTGACAATCGCATGTCTTTGGTATGGTGTCTGCCTCCGGATTTAGCCGAGCAGGTGATGTTGTTATCTGACGAGCAATTTTTGGAACGCTTACAGCAAGAATTTGGTTGGCGGCTAGGTCAAATGCAAAAAGTGGGCATGAGGGCGAGTTATCCGCTGATATTACGCCATCGAGAGCAGAACATCTCTCATCGCTTCGCGGTGGTGGGTAACGCGGCGCAAACCCTACATCCGATTGCTGGGCAAGGGTTTAATCTTGGCATTCGTGATGTGGCCTCACTGGCCGAAGAGATCACCAAGCAGCTTGATGATGTTGGGGCGTATTCTTCTCTTATGCGCTTTAAGCAGCGCCGTTGTAGTGACCGACAGAACACTATATGGATGACGACCAGTTTGGTACACCTTTTCTCTAATGATTACCTTGCACTCAGAGTGGCTCGCAACCTCGGGTTAGTGGTGATGGATAATCTTTCTGGGCTGAAACAGCCACTATTACGCCAGACATTAGGTCTGGTGAGCCGATAG